From the genome of Chloroflexota bacterium:
CTCACCATCTCCTTGACCAGGTCTGGTGCAATCAGGGCGTGGCCGCACATGGTGATAACCTCAAGGATGTCATCGCTGGGCAGTTTCCCCGTCCGGCCCCAGATGCCGAGAGAAAAATTGCCGGTGTGGTGTTTCAGCCCCGCTTTCTCCAGACACTCATCAACCTTCTCATAAATGCCGCTGACGATAATGGAAAGGCCGAGGTCCGCCTCCTTGAGTTCCTTCAGGACGGCGGTTACGTCTTCCTGATTGTCGAAGACGGCGTGGCCTACCTTGCTGGCATTGGCGATAACCTCCTCTGCCTTATCTATCATGCCACCCATGGAAACGCTGCCGATATTGACCGCATTATGGCGCAGAGCGATGCGCAGGAATTCCTGGCAC
Proteins encoded in this window:
- a CDS encoding HAD family hydrolase, with the translated sequence MTHTLHRRGSAESLSQDYVMMMLQAVGYNEEGHIPKCQEFLRIALRHNAVNIGSVSMGGMIDKAEEVIANASKVGHAVFDNQEDVTAVLKELKEADLGLSIIVSGIYEKVDECLEKAGLKHHTGNFSLGIWGRTGKLPSDDILEVITMCGHALIAPDLVKEMVREIKAGTKTPEDAARLLAPQCACGVFNTKRAANLMKAMADK